Within the Astyanax mexicanus isolate ESR-SI-001 chromosome 9, AstMex3_surface, whole genome shotgun sequence genome, the region TAACGTTAATTTGGCTGAAATTTAGCGCGCTGTTACTGAAGAAAACAACAAAATCGGCCTTGAACAATCCCGCCACTGACGTTTCAGAGCCAATAGCAGTGAGACCCAGTTCTCTCTGCTTTAGGGACGGTCAACAAATTACTCACCAGTCACCACatgttttattaaaacatagcATATGTTACATACAGTAACTTTTTATTTAACATGTTACtactcaaataataaaaataagtattaTTAAACAACTCGCGTGTctctctttgtaaaaaaaaataacacgttCTTCTTTATTTTGTTGGAAAGTTTGTTGACGGTACCTTAGTCCATGCTGCATCAGAGCCTGTTTATGGGGAGCGTGCCCACCTTCTGTGTCCCTGTTAAATCAGAAATGACTGAATGTagctaaactgctaaaaactCTTTTTTCGAGGTATTCCTTTTATTAGAATAAGATATTTATCTAAAAGAAGCAAAGAAAGTCTacctttatttacatttttctacagAAAAGTGGTTTAGTCAAAAAAGGCAATAATTCCTGCTGCTGTTGCATGTTTAAAAATTATGTATTTGACATATTATACTGGGAGTAAAGGAAACGAGATAAAATGAATGATGTTAAAACAAATGTTAACCATATTAATGAGGGAGTAGGGCTTCATTTTGGTCACAACATAATTTAGGATAagcttatattaaaaaaatactatttgtGAAAATGTAAACTTCAATAGTGTCTCTCCTTCCAAAAATgtaggattcaaggattcaaggagatttattgtcatttcacatcacatgtgtTACATGAGGTGTAACGAAATTGTATCCCCACGGTTcagttacacccaaagagcaatttttaatgtagataaatataaaaactaaataaaacagaaaaaactaaaataataatacatataaataaacacaatataaaggagtagggaagtagcagcaacatggagtatttattaataagcatgtttttattatttttttctgggtAGGTTAATTTGTTGACGGTGCCTTACTCCACGTTGCGTCTCGTCCCTCCTCTTTGAGCTGCTCTGGAAAGTTCGCTGCCCTTCCTTCTCCAGAATGTGCTGGTGGTAATCGCTTCTTTATAGCCGCAGCCTGGTGCTAAAGGTCTGGAGAGCTACGAGGCGGCTGCACGCTGCAGATATCTCCAAAATAACAGCATCTATCCAGCTACACTTTAGCTAGATTCACAAAGACACGGCATAGCTTTACTGAAGCTAACTAATAACGTTATTAACTAAAGAACCAGCAGCACAGGGACACGACTATAATAATAACACAACAGCGACCACCTGACTgactctgcagcagcagcagcagcagcagcagcccgggATTGTGGTAGATTAACTCGGGTTTGAGGAGTTACTTTCACCCAGAAACCAGAAGAGCTGTGGAAGACCCTGAGAGGAGACAAACATGACTGCAGAAGAAGTTGCCAATGATGGAAATAGCATCCCTATGGAGGGAGAGGACATAACTCCTAAAAAAGATGGAGGAGTTCTGAAGGtattggtgtttttttgtgtgaataTCTATGATTTAGAGGATTTCTTGAGATATCTTGACAGATTCTGGGAATTCTAAGAAATGGGAGGAATAGGAAAAGCCGTTATAGCTAAGCTCAAAGTCTCACTGTCCATTTAAGCTACACGAGCTAAAGTTAAAGCGCAGTGGCGTTCTAACCTACATTGGTGGCCAATCCGggtcaaaaaagtaaaaatccactccagGTTTTTGTTTAAACTGTCTGGGGCGATCTTAAAGTGGACTACAGAACAAAACCTGGATATGGATTTTTACTCTCTAGACCTGGATCGCGAGCTATTTCGTTAGCtcaagctaagctaactagctagctttcCAGGTTCTGCAGTGGCAGGTGGTGTTTAGCCTGTCTTCGGGTTGTTAGCTACCttattagcttgctggctagtcAGTTGTTTAATTCTATCTATTATATAAGATTTGTTTAAGCAATTTAAGGTCATATAATCATTAGTTTGTACGCGCAGATTTGGCTAGCTTGGCTGAAGTTAAACAAAACAGTGACATGACttggctagttagctagctaacatgacTCGTCAGATAAAGTAGTTagcaaactagctagctaacctagctagcctgGTTAGGTTAACcagttaggttagctaagctaactagttagctagatagatatatCAATTTATTAAAGTTCACAAATTGTAATAGCCCTAAACTGAAAATATGGTAAGAATTGATCAGAGTTGAAGTGAGGTGAAGTGTCGGTCCACTGTAAGCAATTCCTATAACAGGTGAAGTGCCTGTGCATTATAAACATTCAATGAGGTAGAATTTAAGAAGCAAACTAACTTATATTCCATATGGATGCCTGACTAAGAACAGTTGTTTTTTTCATACCTACATttctaaaagtatatatttttttacaagtaGGCATAATTTATTGATACTTAGGCATTAATAACAGGATCTACAGATCCATATATCTATTCTTACTAACACTAGCCACATTACCAGGCCAATGTATCTTTAATATGATTTTGATTAGtcatattattactattttacatAGAATTTCACTTTCTTTTACTAGTCGAAATTCCAGTTAAACATATATGTTACTGCTCTGAAAAaaagatcagtttctctgattttactatttataggtatattgaGTATAATGAGCCTTGTTGTATTATTCTCTTAACTactaacataaaaaaattaatagtCATGTGCAGATTTGATATTTCTAATTCAATGTAGTTTTATATCTTCAGTTCAAGATTTGACTAGgtataataatgttattaataaCTACAACAATATGGGTATGTCACCGTAATATGATTATAGTCAGGCTATTATAATCTGTATTTATAGCATTATATATAGTAGGGATGCAtaaatgtgggaattctgggccaatgCTGATAAccaatattacaactgtataataCAAAATGTATCTTTTGATGCCTAAACCGATATACACCTTTCACAGAAGCACTAGACATCCCGGTATgactttagaaacaaatgtaacatttatttgcctTAAGTTGTAGTTTTCATCCAActgtaaacaaacaataaaataaaagctgccTCTTGAGAAATTTGCTTTCAcgtttacattttcatttaatttatttagctaATTGTTTCTTACATAGACAGGTCACAGTTTTAAATCCTCCTTAAAACAGAATATACAAAACAATAGGTCTATGGAAACTAATAATATTAAAGTCTAACCTAAAACTAATACTAAGCTAAGCTTTGAGACTGAttattctatttttaaatttttacttcATTCAGTTAAATCTTGTATTGTTTGTTTGCGATCTGTTCATCTTATGTTTCCTCTCTCATTCCTCCTAGTTGGTGAAAAAGGAAGGCACGGGTACAGAGCTGCCGATGACGGGAGATAAGGTGTTTGTGCACTATGTTGGTACACTGTTGGATGGCACACAGTTTGATTCCAGCCGTGATCGTGGAGAGAAGTTCTCATTTGAGTTGGGGAAAGGTGGGTAGATGTTTGTAAACATCctgtctaatgaatgcatttaactACTTTTAAATTGCTGACAGATGGGAATGTGGTGGAGGTGGGAAGGTGATCATTCAGTGTTCTGACCTTACTTGTTCTGTTGTgcctgaatgcaatcagatcctcacagaaTTAAAccacaatctagtagaaagcctttcatGAACAATAGAGatagttactccaataaaaaacAGGTTCAGCATGGAACAAAACTCTTTGAATAAAACATGAATGAACAGATGGTCTATATAAAGTCCTTATACTGTATCTGTCTTGTATCTCTTCTTCAGGTCAGGtgattaaagcttgggatattGGTGTTGCCACAATGCGCATCGGTGAGATCTGTCAATTGTTCTGCAAACCTGAGTATGCCTATGGAGCTGCTGGCAGCCCACCCAAAATCCCACCCAATTCTACCCTCATATTCCAGGTAGAGTGTAAACACACCCCAGCACAATGTTCCTTTCATGCGAAAACCTTGCATCACCAAATGAGTAATTTCTACACAGGAAGCAATATACTTCCaacttttagtggaagtcaatTTTAAATGTCTTGTCACGATAACTGTTTTTGCAAACTATATGTTGTcctagaaattattgcaataaactatatttttgactattaaatgccactaatAAAATGATTATCAGAACAAAGAAATAATATCCTTTTAAAGACCATGGACTTTATACGTTCCGGTTTGCACACCTAATGTTAAACAGTTTCCAAAAAGTTTCCAGCTcgaaccaaagtaggttatagtaAGTTTTTCAGCATGAACCGAAAACCGTTTGCAACTCCCTTTTGATGACTTATTCTGTGACGCAGCCTCGGTTTTACTAAAACTGCGGCAAAAATGGTCTGCTTCGCTAAAAAGCATCAAGATTCTTTTCAATTCAATtctattcaattttatttatatagcgctttttacaacagaagttgtaaAAGttcaggtccacgcctcttatgagcagcaccacagaaatgccaattattgtggtgaattagtggcaaggaaaaacttgcTTACATGAAGAGGAAGAAACCAtggaggaacccatcctactcggatCGAcctgctcagtacaaacaaacaacaagcaAATAAcggaacaaaacaacagtacagagagataatgtggagcaaTAGCTAATGTAAcgggtactaatttatgaatgtaaaaatgtgatgAGTACATAAGCCTGATGAGAAACAGTTACAATACCAGAATTTTTTGGTGGAAAGGGATAATgttgtgtatggagtcacagttattgaagcactggtTCTTGCACGAAATGATGTACACAATCGTATTGACTGCTTTTTGTCTTTGTGTGACAGGTTGAATTGTTTGAGTTTCATGGTGAGGACATCACTGATGAGGAAGATGGCGGAATTGTCCGTAGAATCATAACCAAAGGAGAGGGTTACACTAAACCCAATGAGGGAGCTTCTGTGGATGGTAAGCCCAAACACAATCACTCTTTCCAGCGCTAAAGTGAAAAACAGTACAGCTGGTAGCCATTCATAGCGTCTTTTACTCACCTCACTGTCGCTCTTTCAGTGCATCTGGAGGGCCAGTATGAGGGTCGTGTGTTCGATGATCGAGACCTGAAGTTTGAGGTGGGAGATGGAGAGAATCTTGACCTGCCGCCAGGTGTGGAGAAAGCCCTGCAGGCTATGGAGCAGGGAGAGGAGTCTTTATTCACCATCAAGCCAAAGTAATTGCACCCTTTAGCACACATGCCCATTAATAATTAGTGAAGTAGTTAATTTAAGCCTTGCTTTCACACAAGATGATTGTTATTGGCAGTAAGTTGCATACACTCTTTAGATTGTCTGATGTATTGCAAGACTTAATGGAAGtgataaactatttttattttcattttattttagatatggATTTGGAAATACTGGATATGCCAAATTCAATATTCCTCCTGGTGCAACCCTGCAGTACAAAATCAAACTGACAGCTTTTGAAAAGGTGAATTTCACTCTCTCTTATGATTCACaaataatgttgtgtgtgtttacatgttaATAATATTTACTCCCTTGCAGGCAAAAGAATCTTGGGAGATGAACACTTGTGAGAAACTGGAGCAGAGCACAATCGTAAAAGAGAAAGGAACACAGTACTTCAAAGTAAGAGTGCCAGAGTGCTCTACAtctataaatcattttaaaaaagctTAGTACGAATTTCAGCAGGTTTTTGTTTGTAGCTAAGTTGTTTCTTcacaaacatcacacacactgtTTGCCTCTGCAGGATGGCAAGTATAAGCAGGCAGCAGTGCAGTATAAGCGTATTGTGTCCTGGCTGGAGCATGAGTCCAGTCTGCAGGGGGAGGACGAAGAGAAGGCCAAAGCTCTGCGGTTGGCAGCTCACCTCAACCTGTCCATGTGCTACCTAAAACTACACGATCCCAACCCTGCTCTCGAAAACTGTGACAAGGTACAGAGCCatttatttccattaatttctTTTACATTAACCATTAAGTTCAAACACATTCATGGTCATGTTGAAATGCTTATTGTAGGGGCAGTTTCCTGTACTGTTGTTTAAGGAGacctccagtgtaaaattgacttttgttgtagtaaaacataataaaaagtacttgcctttgttgaatagcccaccaccgctctcctacagctttctgagatccaataATTTTGTGCTTATTGCTCAACACTCGAGggaagtagctccacacctccttgctagaatccagagcaCCCTGCCAtttaaacaaggcattaataacttaaagggtgcacaagaagcttattaaaaacaactgtttgCATCCCTTGCCGCTAGCTTTTAGCTCCATGCGCcaccatcattgtactgataatgacagacatgtACATAGACTCCAcacagcctgcctcctggcaccggctgcaatgctactttgagcctggataacggagtaaaaagcgatttattgggggcAAAAATATGCCCCAATATGGTCGTgttacagagtgctgggcaaaaagcacaacattactgtatctcagaaagctgtagaagAGTGGCGATGTActtaaatcatgttttactacaccaaaagtcaattttctcCTTTAAGTCTAGTCTTGGAATACACAGTATTTTAATTGAGATTTTCCAAGTCTGAAACTATAGTTTATGACTAAACCTTATCCCTGTTTAGAAAACCCATAGTGTTTTAAATAGAGTTGGACTGATAagtgtagggttgcagcggtaaccggtttcacggtataccgtggtattaaaatgcacggttatcataccgtgtgtgtttgcttattaccggtaaaacgcaagccagcggagaaactcacccgcgcatgcgcaactctgctccgcttcagctactcagcacacagtggtgagaacggcagaaagtgcatcagactagagcttagattctcttcccgaaccagacctgacccgaggaccgacccgaaatcgggtccgttcgggccgagatttcccaccacattcctcgggccgggtcgggttgggctccagaaaatagtctgagatgtaggcatctgttttttaattatatattttatatttaaataaagctctaaataaagcgcggctgcacctcgcggtccgcggtgttagttgtaagcgctcgcgctagccgcaaaatacgacagaaaacactgagaaactgcagaattatgaattggactaaaatgagcacgaggagataaaagagaacctttacctgtgagtagctcacatcagaacacacaaatctctctctctctctgtgtctctctctctcgcacgtgaacttctccgcactgtgtttagctgttcttaaaaatcattttaattaaataatagttctatgcttctatgttagtgttaattaacataattctgatcatatttcgctcattcaaacagcctgaaaacagacttgtaatcttgtaatcaacaagcttgtaatcaatgtggccgtagtcacagctaaaggaggaaatacatcaaacctgttctcccatctccgagaacaccaccccgctgtgcagcgcaaagtatgtgttcagtttataattttacctaaataacctaaataaaacttctttgtagtcgtgcacaacccatgcggtaagcgcccgcaaaagcactgagttatccgaaatttgggcacgcaggtacaggcgtgaagtgcgtgctacgatggattcacgtgtccgtgtaaaggtcctggccggactggatgtgaaagacgccattcatttacatgcgttaattttcaaattctgacgtgcctgtttttcatatgttgaaggttttaaggtgtgaaagccttaaaatagaaatctctattgtgaggatcatgtcagaaataaatcccctctttctgcagtatctggttatataccaactttttatatatatatacaggtgctggtcaacgaattagaataatttgaaatagtgcaatcatgaaattctttgaatgcattttttgtgcagaaa harbors:
- the fkbp4 gene encoding peptidyl-prolyl cis-trans isomerase FKBP4 produces the protein MTAEEVANDGNSIPMEGEDITPKKDGGVLKLVKKEGTGTELPMTGDKVFVHYVGTLLDGTQFDSSRDRGEKFSFELGKGQVIKAWDIGVATMRIGEICQLFCKPEYAYGAAGSPPKIPPNSTLIFQVELFEFHGEDITDEEDGGIVRRIITKGEGYTKPNEGASVDVHLEGQYEGRVFDDRDLKFEVGDGENLDLPPGVEKALQAMEQGEESLFTIKPKYGFGNTGYAKFNIPPGATLQYKIKLTAFEKAKESWEMNTCEKLEQSTIVKEKGTQYFKDGKYKQAAVQYKRIVSWLEHESSLQGEDEEKAKALRLAAHLNLSMCYLKLHDPNPALENCDKALELSVNNEKALFRRGEALFVMKEFERAKDDFQRVIQLYPSNKAAKSQVVLCQKHIKEQHEKDKRLYANMFQKFAERDAKKEAEQAKKEPDSVMEIEENGAQEQTAA